A segment of the bacterium genome:
GTGCAGGCGATCGCGCAGGGCGGCGACCCGGGCCGATTCCTCCGCCAGCGTCGGCGCCGCCACCGCGCAGGCGCGGCCGAAGCCGACGATGCCCGGGACGTTCAGGGTGCCCGAGCGCATGCCGCGTTCGTGACCCCCACCGTGCATCTGCGGCGCGATCCGCACCCGGGGGCTGCGGCCGCGCACCCACAGCGCCCCGACGCCCTTGGGGCCGTACAGCTTGTGCGCCGTGACGGCCAGCAGATCGACCCCCATGGCCTCGACATCGAGTGGCACCTTCCCGAGGCTCTGCGCCGCATCGCAGTGGAAGAGCACCCCGGCCTCCTTGGCGATGCGGCCGATGGCGGCAATCGGGTGCAGCGTTCCGATCTCGTTGTTGCCGTGCATGATCGAGATGAGAACGGTGCGCGGGGTGAGCGCCCGCCGGACGTCGTCCGGATCGACCTGGCCGAAGCGATCCACGGGTAGCACCGTCACCCGCGTCCGTCCGACTCGTTCCAGCGCCCGACAGGTGTCGAGCACCGCTTTGTGCTCGGTGGCGGCGGTGATGACGTGGTCGCCGCGGTCGGCGTGGAACTCGACCACGCCCTTGATCGCCAGGTTGTCCGACTCGGTGGCGCCGCTGGTGAAGACGACGTCGCGCGGCGCCGCGTTGATCAGGGCCGCGATCTCGCCGCGCGCCGTCTCGACCGCCTCCTCCGCCTGCCAGCCAAAGCGATGGCTGCGGCTGGCGGCGTTGCCGAAGCGCTCGCCGAAGTACGGCAGCATCGCCTCGAGGACGCGCGGATCGACCGGCGTCGTGGCATGGTTGTCGAGGTAGACCAGGCGCGACACGCGGCGATGGTACCCAACCCGCTCCGGGCAGGCCAGGGGGGCGCGCCGCGCCGCGACCCAGCGCGCCGTCAACCCGCCGCGCGCGCCGCGGGCAGCACGCTGCGCAGGAACCGTCCCGTGTGCGATGCCGGCGAGGCCGCGATCGCTTCCGGCGGCCCCTGGGCGACGATGCGGCCGCCGCCGGAACCGCCGTCGGGGCCGAGGTCGATGACGTGGTCGGCGACCTTGATGACGTCGAGGTTGTGCTCGATCACCAGCACGGTGTTGCCGGCCTCGACCAGGCGGTCGAGGACGCCGAGCAGCTTGTCCACGTCGTGGAAGTGCAGCCCGGTGGTCGGCTCGTCGAGGATGTAGAGCGTCCGGCCGGTGGCCCGCCTGCTCAGCTCCTTGGCCAACTTGATGCGCTGCGCCTCGCCGCCCGAGAGGGTCGTCGCCGCCTGGCCGACGCGGATGTAGTCGAGGCCGACGCTCGCCAGGGTCTCGAGCTTCTGCCGGATCGGCGGCACGGTGCCGAGGAAGTCCAGCGCCTGACCGACGGTGAGATCGAGCACGCCGGCGATGTGCTTGCCCTTGTACTTCACTTCCAGCGTCTCGCGGTTGTAGCGGCTGCCCTTGCACACCTCGCAGGTGACGTAGACGTCGGGCAGGAAGTGCATCTCGATGCGGATGACGCCATCGCCGGCGCAGGCTTCGCAGCGGCCGCCCTTGACGTTGAAGGAGAAGCGGCCGGGATCGTAGCCGCGGACCCGCGCCTCGGGCAGTTGCGCGAACAGCTCGCGCACGTGGGTGAAGAGCCCCGTGTAGGTCGCGGGGTTCGACCGCGGCGTGCGGCCGATCGGCGCCTGGTCGATGTCGATCACCTTGTCGATCAGCTCCCAGCCGCTGATCTTGGCGAACGCCCCCGGCTTGTCGCGGGCGCCGTTGAGGCGCTGCGCCAGCGCCCGGTACAGGGTGTCGATCACCAGCGAGCTCTTGCCCGATCCCGACACGCCGGTGACGCAGGTGAAGGTCCCGAGCGGCAGCTCGACGGTCAGGTCCTGCAGGTTGTGGTGTCGCGCGCCGGTGATGGTGAGCGCGTACCCCGACCCGCGCCGGCGCCGCCGCGGCAGCGCGATCTCGAGCGCGCCCGACAGGTAGCGGCCGGTCAGCGACTGCGGGTCGGCGCGAATCTCCTCCGGCGTGCCCTGCGCCACCACCGCGCCGCCGTGCACCCCGGCGCCCGGCCCCATGTCGATGACGTGGTCGGCGGCCTCGATCGTGTCGCGGTCGTGCTCGACCACGATCACGGTGTTGCCGAGCCGCTGCAGCCGGCGCAGGGTCTCCAGCAGGCGCGCGTTGTCGCGCTGGTGCAGGCCGATCGACGGCTCGTCGAGCACGTAGAGGACGCCGCTGAGGCTGGCGCCGATCTGCGTCGCCAGCCGGATGCGCTGCGCCTCGCCGCCCGACAGCGTCGCCGCCTGCCGCTCCAACGTCAGGTAGTCGAGCCCGACGTCGTGCAGGAAGCCGAGCCGCTCGCGCGCCTCGCGCAGCAGGCGCTCGCCGATCGCCGCCTCCTGCGGCGTCAGGTCGAGCGTCGTCACGAACGCGTGCGCGGCGCCGATCGACAGCGCGCAGACGTCGGTGATGGTCTTGCCGTGCAGCCGCACCGCCAGGGCCTCGGGCTTGAGGCGTGCCCCTTTGCAGGTCGGGCAGCGGCGCACGCTCATGAACTTGCCCAGCTCCTCGCGCACCCACTCGGAGTCGGTCTCCTTGTAGCGCCGCTCCAGGCTGCGGACGACGCCCTCGAACGGGCGCCGGAATTCGTAGCGCTTGCTGCCGCGCTCGATCACCACGGCGACCGCGTCGTCGCCGGTGCCGTACAGCACCGCGTCGCGCGCCTTCTTCGGCAGCGCCTTCCACGGCGTCGCGAGCGAGAACTTCAGGTGGCGCGCCAGCCCGGCGAGCATGTCGTGGCGCGTGTGCCGGCTCTCCCAGGGCGCCACCGCGCCGTCGGCGAGCGACTTCGACTCGTCGGGCACGATCAGCTCGGGATCGAAATAGTTCGTGGTCCCGAGGCCGCTGCACGTCGGGCAGGCGCCGTGCGGGCTGTTGAACGAGAACAGGCGCGGCGTCAGCTCCGGCATCGACAGGCCGCAGGTGGTGCAGGCGAAGCGCTGGCTGTAGAGCGTCTC
Coding sequences within it:
- a CDS encoding IscS subfamily cysteine desulfurase codes for the protein MSRLVYLDNHATTPVDPRVLEAMLPYFGERFGNAASRSHRFGWQAEEAVETARGEIAALINAAPRDVVFTSGATESDNLAIKGVVEFHADRGDHVITAATEHKAVLDTCRALERVGRTRVTVLPVDRFGQVDPDDVRRALTPRTVLISIMHGNNEIGTLHPIAAIGRIAKEAGVLFHCDAAQSLGKVPLDVEAMGVDLLAVTAHKLYGPKGVGALWVRGRSPRVRIAPQMHGGGHERGMRSGTLNVPGIVGFGRACAVAAPTLAEESARVAALRDRLHRGLASRLEELTLNGHPEERLPGNLNLGIAGIEGDSLMAALPDVAVSSGSACTSATLEPSPVLRAIGLDDDAAHASIRFGVGRFTTEADIDYAIERVAQEVERLRALSPAWVARRRAAS
- the uvrA gene encoding excinuclease ABC subunit UvrA, producing the protein MADAIVVTGAREHNLKNITVEIPRHQLVVITGLSGSGKSSLAFDTIYAEGQRRYVESLSAYARQFLEQMEKPDVDSIDGLSPAIAIEQKSTSRNPRSTVGTVTEIYDYLRLLFARLGTPHCWQCGQPIATQTVQQIVDRVLTLPERTRVYILAPIARGKKGEFRKELAELSKAGFVRARIDGALRDLAADISLTKTHAHTIEVVVDRLVIRPGIESRLADSLAVAFTYGNDVVSVAVLGESGDTPVEETLYSQRFACTTCGLSMPELTPRLFSFNSPHGACPTCSGLGTTNYFDPELIVPDESKSLADGAVAPWESRHTRHDMLAGLARHLKFSLATPWKALPKKARDAVLYGTGDDAVAVVIERGSKRYEFRRPFEGVVRSLERRYKETDSEWVREELGKFMSVRRCPTCKGARLKPEALAVRLHGKTITDVCALSIGAAHAFVTTLDLTPQEAAIGERLLREARERLGFLHDVGLDYLTLERQAATLSGGEAQRIRLATQIGASLSGVLYVLDEPSIGLHQRDNARLLETLRRLQRLGNTVIVVEHDRDTIEAADHVIDMGPGAGVHGGAVVAQGTPEEIRADPQSLTGRYLSGALEIALPRRRRRGSGYALTITGARHHNLQDLTVELPLGTFTCVTGVSGSGKSSLVIDTLYRALAQRLNGARDKPGAFAKISGWELIDKVIDIDQAPIGRTPRSNPATYTGLFTHVRELFAQLPEARVRGYDPGRFSFNVKGGRCEACAGDGVIRIEMHFLPDVYVTCEVCKGSRYNRETLEVKYKGKHIAGVLDLTVGQALDFLGTVPPIRQKLETLASVGLDYIRVGQAATTLSGGEAQRIKLAKELSRRATGRTLYILDEPTTGLHFHDVDKLLGVLDRLVEAGNTVLVIEHNLDVIKVADHVIDLGPDGGSGGGRIVAQGPPEAIAASPASHTGRFLRSVLPAARAAG